DNA from Actinomycetota bacterium:
CAGAACCGGCCACAGGCAAATCACTAATATCTACTTTTAAAGTATTGGCTATTGCAGATAATAGAACCAGAATGCGGCTAATATCAACACAAGAACCCATATGAAGCACAGGTGGAACACCAAGGGCTTTACAGATTTCTTTAAGTCCATCCCCCGCAAGTTCTGCTGCCTCTGGAAGCATCAAACCTGCCTTTGCTGTGGCAATGGCATTACAGCCAGTGGTAACAACTAATATGTTATTTTTTATCAACTTCTTAACTAGTTCTATATGACCATAGTCATGAGGAATTTTGGGATTATTACATCCAACCACACCTGCTGCTCCACGAATTTTACCAGCAACAATGGCATCAATTAAGGGTTGGGGAGTGCCACCAAGGGCCTTTAGAATTGCCTCAACAGAGAAGCCAGCAACTAATTTGACTGGTTTTTCAGGAATCATCACTTTTTCAGGGATTCTATTGGGGAAATTCTCAACTGCTGTTTTAACTATTTCCTTGGCTATATCTACAGCTTTATGTTCATCAAATTCAATATGTTCAGCTCCAGGAAATTTTGCTTTTGGAGCGGTGGAAATAATCTTAGTATGATAACACTTAGCTACATCGGGCAGAGAGGGCATTATACATTGGTAATCCACAATCATCGCTTCTACGACCCCGGTGATAATGGCTAATTCCTGGGTTAAAAAGTTCCCCGCTAAGGGAATTCCTTTTCTCATTAAAAGCTCATTTCCTGTACAACACATTCCAGAAATATTTATTCCTTTTGCCCCATTTTTTTGGGCTAATTTAATCAATTCTTTATCTGAAACAGCTTTAACAATCATCTCTGAAAGGAGAGGATTATGACCATGGACAATGATGTTTACCATGTCTTCCTTTAAGACTCCCAGATTGACTGTGGATTCAACTGGTCCAGGAGTGCCAAAGAGGACATCGCTTAACTCAGTGGCAATCATTGAGCCGCCCCAACCATCGCTTAATGCTGTTCTAACTCCATGAAGTAGAATATTTATATAATCAGCATCAACTCCAATATGGGTTCTATGCATAATCTCCACAATTTCTCGGTCAATGCCTCTTGGCAAGACGCCAATTTTTTTCCAGAGTTCTTTCCTTTTTTCAGGCGCTCTTTGGATAAACTGGATTTCACCTTTTACCATTCCATATTCCTTCATTATTTCTGAGGCAAGTTCTTTGGCTAATTCTTGCTTATCTTTTCCATCCAGACTAATTTTGTACTCTTCACATAAACGATGCAATTTCTCTTCATCCTTGATTTCATATCCCTGAGTCTCTCCCATGGCTGTATGTTCTAAAGTTTCCACAATATCTCTACCATGATCAGAATGAGATGCGGCTCCTCCAGCAAT
Protein-coding regions in this window:
- the cooS gene encoding anaerobic carbon-monoxide dehydrogenase catalytic subunit, whose protein sequence is MKDIELKTIDISAQKLIEKAKEEKIEIVWDRFEDQQPQCGFGLLGICCRNCNMGPCKIDPFGDAPQKGICGATADTIVARNIARMIAGGAASHSDHGRDIVETLEHTAMGETQGYEIKDEEKLHRLCEEYKISLDGKDKQELAKELASEIMKEYGMVKGEIQFIQRAPEKRKELWKKIGVLPRGIDREIVEIMHRTHIGVDADYINILLHGVRTALSDGWGGSMIATELSDVLFGTPGPVESTVNLGVLKEDMVNIIVHGHNPLLSEMIVKAVSDKELIKLAQKNGAKGINISGMCCTGNELLMRKGIPLAGNFLTQELAIITGVVEAMIVDYQCIMPSLPDVAKCYHTKIISTAPKAKFPGAEHIEFDEHKAVDIAKEIVKTAVENFPNRIPEKVMIPEKPVKLVAGFSVEAILKALGGTPQPLIDAIVAGKIRGAAGVVGCNNPKIPHDYGHIELVKKLIKNNILVVTTGCNAIATAKAGLMLPEAAELAGDGLKEICKALGVPPVLHMGSCVDISRILVLLSAIANTLKVDISDLPVAGSAPEWMSEKAVSIGVYVLSSGIFTVLGTVPPVLGSSAVTTLLTKDIEGVVGATFAVEPDPEKGAQLIIDHIEKKRKKLGLS